A region of Methyloversatilis discipulorum DNA encodes the following proteins:
- a CDS encoding TorF family putative porin, protein MNTNFIRLPLAALALCAASVTVHAEEAAAPAYTVSANVGLFSQYIFRGISYTQENPAVQGGFDLAHESGAYLGVWGTNVSDLALSNATGEIDVYGGFAKTVDDWTFDVGFLQFIFPGGKLDLAGGGTETLNTLELNAAVTWKFIQLKYSYAVTDYFGFSKKSFGADSDGSDYIELNANYEFMPSWIANVHVGHQKVKNYDDYDFTDWKVGVTKNFEGGWQAAVAYVDTNADKNFYTICDNGIRCKDTGDSKWLIYVKRTF, encoded by the coding sequence ATGAACACAAACTTCATCCGTCTCCCGCTCGCCGCGTTGGCGCTGTGCGCAGCATCCGTCACGGTGCACGCCGAAGAAGCGGCGGCACCGGCCTATACCGTCAGCGCGAACGTAGGCCTGTTCTCGCAGTACATCTTCCGCGGCATCAGCTACACGCAGGAGAATCCGGCGGTGCAGGGCGGTTTCGACCTCGCCCACGAGAGTGGCGCCTACCTGGGCGTCTGGGGCACCAATGTGAGCGACCTGGCGCTGTCGAACGCGACCGGCGAGATCGACGTCTATGGCGGCTTCGCGAAGACAGTGGACGACTGGACCTTCGACGTCGGCTTCCTGCAGTTCATCTTCCCGGGCGGCAAGCTCGATCTGGCAGGTGGGGGCACCGAAACCCTGAACACGCTGGAACTGAACGCGGCGGTGACGTGGAAGTTCATCCAGCTGAAGTACTCGTACGCGGTGACCGACTACTTCGGTTTCAGCAAGAAGTCCTTCGGCGCGGATTCGGACGGATCGGACTACATCGAGCTGAACGCGAACTACGAGTTCATGCCGTCGTGGATCGCCAACGTTCACGTCGGTCACCAGAAGGTGAAGAACTACGACGACTACGACTTCACCGACTGGAAGGTGGGCGTGACGAAGAACTTCGAAGGGGGCTGGCAGGCGGCGGTGGCGTATGTGGACACCAACGCGGACAAGAACTTCTACACCATCTGCGACAACGGCATCCGCTGCAAGGACACCGGCGACAGCAAGTGGCTGATCTACGTGAAGCGCACCTTCTGA
- a CDS encoding APC family permease, with the protein MGTATAAAGKQEKISLLKVLGPVHVWALGVGIVLVGEYMGWNFSVAKGGAYGALIACWVIGLLYTCVAMIDSEVTSTVAAAGGQYTQAKHIIGPLMAFNVGLYLVMAYTMLEAADALVVGDLLHAVAAQYGAELDPKPFVVLTIAFLAWLNYRGVFMTLTVNFVITAFAVLAILVLFFSTTGIAGGESVLRHSELLTDLPYGWIGVLASLQFGMWYYLGIEGTCQAAEEVRSAGRSIPLGTMGGMMTLLIAASLTWYICTGLIPWEYLGQATTPLYDAARLTGNVELEVILFIGTMFAAIASANGCINDASRAWFSMSRDRYMPHWFGAVHPRYRTPYRAILFLIPIAVSFAFTGLLDQVITFSILSGLLGYTFMSFNIVRFRRLWPLGSIERGYVHPYHPLPCIVLGLLCGATYFATYLGYGTSLLSIMAFYILVSIWFVVRRYPYVKRGEQFTMPWPRPKGY; encoded by the coding sequence ATGGGAACTGCAACTGCAGCGGCAGGGAAGCAGGAGAAGATTTCACTGCTGAAAGTGTTGGGCCCGGTGCACGTATGGGCACTGGGCGTCGGTATCGTGCTGGTCGGCGAGTACATGGGCTGGAACTTCTCGGTGGCGAAGGGCGGCGCCTATGGCGCACTGATCGCCTGCTGGGTGATCGGCCTGCTCTACACCTGTGTGGCGATGATCGATTCCGAGGTGACCTCAACGGTCGCCGCGGCGGGCGGTCAGTACACGCAGGCCAAGCACATCATCGGGCCGCTGATGGCCTTCAACGTCGGCCTCTATCTGGTGATGGCCTACACCATGCTGGAGGCGGCCGACGCGCTGGTGGTCGGTGACCTGCTGCATGCGGTGGCCGCACAGTACGGTGCGGAACTCGACCCCAAGCCCTTCGTGGTGCTGACGATCGCCTTCCTCGCCTGGCTGAACTACCGCGGCGTGTTCATGACCTTGACGGTGAACTTCGTCATCACCGCCTTCGCCGTGCTCGCCATCCTGGTGCTGTTCTTCAGCACCACCGGCATCGCCGGCGGCGAGAGCGTGCTGCGCCACAGCGAACTGCTGACCGATCTGCCCTACGGCTGGATCGGCGTGCTCGCCTCGCTGCAGTTCGGCATGTGGTACTACCTCGGCATCGAAGGCACCTGCCAGGCGGCGGAGGAAGTGCGCTCGGCCGGCCGCTCGATTCCGCTCGGCACGATGGGCGGCATGATGACGCTGCTGATCGCGGCTTCGCTCACCTGGTACATCTGCACCGGCCTCATTCCGTGGGAGTACCTGGGCCAGGCGACGACGCCGCTGTACGACGCCGCGCGACTGACCGGCAATGTCGAGCTGGAGGTGATCCTGTTCATCGGCACCATGTTCGCGGCCATCGCGTCGGCCAACGGCTGCATCAACGATGCCTCGCGTGCCTGGTTCTCGATGTCGCGCGACCGCTACATGCCGCACTGGTTCGGTGCCGTGCATCCGCGCTACCGCACGCCTTACCGCGCCATCCTTTTCCTGATCCCGATCGCAGTGTCCTTCGCCTTTACCGGGCTGCTCGATCAGGTGATCACCTTCTCCATCCTGTCGGGGCTGCTGGGTTACACCTTCATGTCCTTCAACATCGTCCGCTTCCGCCGGCTGTGGCCGCTGGGGTCGATCGAGCGCGGTTACGTGCATCCCTACCACCCGCTGCCCTGCATCGTGCTCGGCCTGCTGTGCGGCGCGACCTACTTCGCGACCTATCTGGGCTACGGCACATCGCTGCTGTCCATCATGGCCTTCTACATCCTGGTGTCGATCTGGTTCGTCGTGCGTCGCTATCCCTACGTGAAGCGCGGCGAACAATTCACGATGCCGTGGCCGCGTCCGAAGGGCTACTGA
- a CDS encoding DMT family transporter, with amino-acid sequence MTGWLFLLGAIVAEVIATSALKQVEGLSRPLPLAFTVVGYVIAFSLMSLSLRTIPIGIAYAVWSGVGIVAISIIGLIAFGQRLDAAALAGIALIVSGVAVIQLFSKSQA; translated from the coding sequence GTGACCGGCTGGCTCTTCCTGTTGGGCGCCATCGTTGCAGAGGTCATTGCAACGAGTGCGCTCAAACAGGTGGAGGGTCTGTCACGTCCGCTGCCTCTGGCGTTCACGGTCGTCGGCTACGTCATCGCTTTCTCTCTGATGTCGCTGTCGCTGAGGACCATACCGATCGGCATCGCCTACGCGGTGTGGTCGGGCGTCGGCATCGTCGCGATATCAATAATCGGCCTCATCGCATTCGGTCAGCGACTCGATGCGGCCGCGCTCGCGGGCATCGCCCTTATCGTGAGCGGGGTCGCCGTGATCCAGCTTTTCTCGAAGTCGCAGGCCTGA
- a CDS encoding FMN-binding glutamate synthase family protein, whose amino-acid sequence MDIKPVSFKRVSREESASFDRSVIDYIQNAAAHGLYEIRGMGAKRKLPHFDDLVFLAGSLSRYPLEGYREKCVTKTILGTRFAKKPLELDIPITVAGMSFGALSANVKESLGRAATEMGTTTTTGDGGMTPEERNSSKTLVYQCLPSRYGFNPDDVRRADAIEVVIGQGAKPGGGGMLLGQKVNPRVAKMRTLPQGVDQRSACRHPDWTGPDDLAIKIQELRELTDWEKPIYVKVGATRTFNDVKLAVHAGADVVVVDGMQGGTAATQTCYIEHIGIPTLAAVRQAVDALEDLNMKGEVQLIVSGGIRSGADVAKALAMGADAVAIGQGILYALGCNSETYIQNGQHMSALEGYDALGTTPGFCHHCHTGKCPVGVTTQDSVLEQRLQPDVGARRVKNYLKTLNMELTTIARACGKQNVHHLEREDLVALTLEAAAMARIPLAGTSWIPGHNGY is encoded by the coding sequence ATGGACATCAAACCCGTATCGTTCAAGCGCGTCTCCCGCGAGGAGTCCGCCAGCTTCGACCGCAGCGTCATCGACTACATCCAGAACGCGGCGGCGCACGGCCTGTACGAAATCCGCGGCATGGGCGCCAAGCGCAAGCTGCCGCATTTCGACGACCTGGTCTTCCTCGCCGGTTCGCTGTCGCGTTACCCGCTCGAAGGCTATCGCGAGAAGTGCGTCACCAAGACCATCCTCGGCACCCGCTTCGCCAAGAAGCCGCTCGAGCTGGACATCCCGATCACCGTCGCCGGCATGAGCTTCGGCGCGCTGTCGGCCAACGTGAAGGAATCGCTGGGCCGTGCTGCCACCGAGATGGGCACCACCACGACCACCGGTGACGGCGGCATGACGCCGGAAGAGCGCAATTCGTCGAAGACGCTGGTGTACCAGTGCCTGCCGTCGCGTTACGGCTTCAACCCGGACGACGTGCGTCGCGCCGACGCCATCGAAGTGGTGATCGGCCAGGGCGCCAAGCCGGGCGGCGGCGGCATGCTTCTGGGCCAGAAGGTGAACCCGCGCGTGGCCAAGATGCGCACGCTGCCGCAGGGCGTCGATCAGCGCTCGGCCTGCCGTCACCCGGACTGGACCGGTCCTGACGATCTGGCGATCAAGATCCAGGAACTGCGTGAACTGACCGACTGGGAAAAGCCGATCTACGTGAAGGTCGGTGCCACCCGCACCTTCAACGACGTCAAGCTGGCTGTTCATGCCGGCGCCGACGTGGTGGTGGTCGACGGCATGCAGGGCGGTACCGCGGCGACGCAGACCTGCTACATCGAACACATCGGCATCCCGACGCTGGCCGCAGTCCGCCAGGCGGTCGACGCGCTGGAAGACCTGAACATGAAGGGCGAAGTGCAGCTCATCGTGTCCGGTGGTATCCGCAGCGGCGCCGATGTCGCCAAGGCGCTGGCCATGGGTGCCGACGCGGTCGCCATCGGTCAGGGCATCCTGTACGCGCTCGGCTGTAACTCGGAAACCTACATCCAGAACGGTCAGCACATGTCGGCCCTGGAAGGTTACGACGCGCTCGGCACCACGCCCGGCTTCTGCCACCACTGCCACACCGGCAAGTGCCCGGTCGGCGTGACCACGCAGGATTCCGTGCTCGAACAGCGCCTGCAGCCGGACGTCGGCGCCCGTCGCGTCAAGAACTACCTGAAGACGCTGAACATGGAACTGACCACGATCGCCCGTGCCTGCGGCAAGCAGAACGTGCATCACCTGGAGCGCGAAGACCTGGTCGCCCTGACGCTGGAAGCCGCCGCCATGGCGCGCATCCCGCTGGCGGGCACCAGCTGGATCCCGGGCCACAACGGCTACTGA
- a CDS encoding protein glxC translates to MERMTFDLASSSLTEMNTFLHKGLEEGDKRHISVLNPDGAHNIAVGLNQPVTVEVHGHAGYYAAGMNKHARVVIHGSAGTGVAENMMSGTVHVKGFASNGAGATAHGGLLVIDGDAGLRCGISLKGGDIVVGGSVGSFSGFMAQAGHMVICGDAGDALGDSLYEAVIYLRGNVKSLGADARFEDMTDADYATLAELLSKAGLEHDPKSFKRIASARSLYHWNADANQEY, encoded by the coding sequence ATGGAACGCATGACCTTTGATCTCGCCAGCTCGTCGCTGACCGAGATGAACACCTTCCTGCACAAGGGTCTTGAGGAGGGCGACAAGCGCCACATTTCGGTGCTGAACCCGGACGGCGCGCACAACATCGCGGTCGGCCTCAACCAGCCGGTCACGGTCGAGGTGCATGGCCATGCGGGTTACTACGCTGCCGGCATGAACAAGCACGCCCGCGTCGTCATCCACGGCAGCGCCGGCACCGGTGTCGCCGAGAACATGATGAGCGGCACGGTGCACGTGAAGGGCTTCGCCTCGAACGGCGCCGGCGCCACCGCCCACGGCGGCCTGCTGGTGATCGACGGTGACGCCGGCCTGCGCTGCGGCATCTCGCTCAAGGGCGGCGACATCGTCGTCGGCGGCAGCGTCGGCAGCTTCTCGGGCTTCATGGCCCAGGCCGGCCACATGGTCATCTGTGGCGACGCCGGCGACGCGCTCGGCGACTCGCTGTACGAAGCCGTCATCTACCTGCGCGGCAACGTCAAGTCGCTCGGTGCCGATGCGCGCTTCGAGGACATGACCGACGCTGACTACGCGACGCTGGCCGAACTGCTGTCCAAGGCCGGTCTCGAGCACGACCCGAAGAGCTTCAAGCGCATCGCTTCTGCGCGTTCCCTGTACCACTGGAACGCCGACGCGAACCAGGAGTATTGA
- a CDS encoding class II glutamine amidotransferase, translated as MCGIVGLLVKTPALKERLGELMVPMLIGMTERGPDSAGLAVFGDTLAENSRKLSLYSGLTDDGADFNWHGLTHALKEHLDVDAHIDVKHNHAVLSFAVSPELVKRWLRENHPKLHILSTGRTIDLYKDIGTPAQVADRYDFKSMKGSHLVGHTRMATESAVTPDRAHPFTAGEDFCLVHNGSLSNPNSIRRKLTPAGIHFETDNDTEAACRFLEWRLREGDDLEVALQKGFDELDGFFTFLMGTPDKLALIRDPFACKPAVVAETDDYVAIASEFRSLAHLPGVKHANVFEPAPEEMYVWNA; from the coding sequence ATGTGTGGAATCGTGGGTTTGCTGGTCAAGACACCGGCATTGAAGGAACGCCTGGGCGAACTGATGGTGCCCATGCTGATCGGCATGACCGAGCGTGGTCCGGACTCGGCGGGTCTGGCCGTGTTCGGCGACACGCTGGCTGAGAACTCGCGCAAGCTGAGCCTGTACTCGGGTCTCACCGACGACGGTGCGGACTTCAACTGGCACGGTCTGACGCACGCGCTGAAGGAACACCTCGATGTTGATGCGCACATCGACGTCAAGCACAACCATGCCGTGCTGTCCTTCGCCGTGTCGCCGGAACTGGTCAAGCGCTGGCTGCGCGAGAACCATCCGAAGCTGCACATCCTGAGCACCGGTCGCACCATCGACCTGTACAAGGACATCGGCACGCCGGCCCAGGTGGCCGACCGCTACGACTTCAAGTCGATGAAGGGTTCGCACTTGGTGGGTCACACCCGCATGGCGACCGAATCGGCGGTGACGCCGGATCGCGCACACCCCTTCACCGCCGGCGAAGACTTCTGCCTGGTGCACAACGGTTCGCTGTCGAACCCGAACTCGATCCGCCGCAAGCTGACGCCGGCCGGCATCCACTTCGAAACCGACAACGACACCGAAGCCGCCTGCCGCTTCCTCGAATGGCGTCTGCGTGAAGGCGACGATCTGGAAGTCGCGCTGCAGAAGGGCTTCGACGAACTGGACGGTTTCTTCACCTTCCTGATGGGTACGCCGGACAAGCTCGCGCTGATCCGCGATCCCTTCGCCTGCAAGCCTGCCGTTGTGGCCGAAACCGACGACTACGTCGCGATCGCGTCGGAGTTCCGTTCGCTGGCCCACCTGCCTGGCGTCAAGCACGCCAACGTGTTCGAACCCGCGCCCGAGGAGATGTACGTATGGAACGCATGA
- the glnT gene encoding type III glutamate--ammonia ligase, protein MSPSEAQQFLKENEVKYILAQFVDIHGSAKTKSVPAEHYKTVVTDGAGFAGFAIWGMGMTPNVDADYMAVGDASTLSLVPWQPGYARIACDGHTHGKPHEYDTRVVLKKQLEQITARGWTFFTGMEPEFSLLRKVEGKILPADPGDTLSKPCYDYKGLSRARVFLERLSESLRAVGIDVYQIDHEDANGQFEINYTFTDALTSCDHYTFFKMGAAEIAAELGLICSFMPKPFSNRPGNGLHMHMSIGDGKRNLFEDKSDKNGLALSKLAYHWAAGLLKHAPALAALCCPTVNSYKRLVVGRSLTGATWAPAYICYGGNNRSGMIRSPGGRLELRLPDASCNAYLATAAVIAAGMDGVINELDPGAPQNDNLYDYSQAQLDAAGIRVLPQNLHEALVALEKDEVIRGALGPVVDEFLRLKHMEWVEYMRHVSDWEVNSYLEFF, encoded by the coding sequence ATGTCACCCAGCGAAGCACAGCAGTTCCTGAAGGAAAACGAGGTCAAGTACATCCTCGCGCAGTTCGTGGATATCCACGGTTCGGCCAAGACGAAGTCGGTTCCGGCCGAGCACTACAAGACCGTGGTCACGGATGGCGCCGGCTTCGCCGGTTTCGCGATATGGGGCATGGGCATGACGCCCAATGTCGACGCCGACTACATGGCCGTCGGCGACGCGTCGACGCTGTCGCTGGTGCCCTGGCAGCCGGGCTACGCCCGCATCGCCTGTGACGGTCACACCCATGGCAAGCCGCACGAGTACGACACCCGCGTCGTGCTGAAGAAGCAGCTGGAGCAGATCACCGCACGCGGCTGGACCTTCTTCACCGGCATGGAGCCGGAGTTCTCGCTGCTGCGCAAGGTCGAAGGCAAGATCCTGCCGGCTGACCCGGGCGACACGCTGTCCAAGCCCTGTTACGACTACAAGGGCCTGTCGCGCGCCCGCGTCTTCCTTGAGCGCCTGTCCGAATCGCTGCGCGCGGTCGGCATCGACGTCTATCAGATCGACCACGAAGACGCGAACGGCCAGTTCGAGATCAACTACACCTTCACCGACGCGCTGACCTCCTGCGATCACTACACCTTCTTCAAGATGGGTGCCGCCGAGATCGCCGCCGAACTGGGCCTGATCTGCTCCTTCATGCCGAAGCCGTTCTCGAACCGCCCGGGCAACGGCCTGCACATGCACATGAGCATCGGCGACGGCAAGCGCAACCTGTTCGAGGACAAGTCGGACAAGAACGGCCTCGCCCTGTCCAAGCTGGCCTACCACTGGGCCGCCGGCCTGCTCAAGCACGCGCCGGCACTGGCTGCGCTGTGCTGCCCGACGGTCAATTCATACAAGCGCCTGGTAGTCGGTCGTTCGCTGACCGGCGCCACCTGGGCACCGGCCTACATCTGCTACGGCGGCAACAACCGCAGCGGCATGATCCGCAGCCCGGGCGGCCGCCTGGAACTGCGCCTGCCGGACGCTTCCTGCAACGCTTACCTCGCGACGGCCGCGGTCATCGCCGCCGGCATGGACGGGGTGATCAACGAGCTCGATCCGGGCGCGCCGCAGAACGACAACCTGTACGACTACAGCCAGGCGCAGCTCGATGCCGCCGGCATCCGCGTACTGCCGCAGAACCTGCATGAGGCGCTGGTGGCGCTCGAAAAGGACGAAGTGATCCGTGGTGCTCTGGGTCCGGTCGTCGATGAGTTCCTGCGTCTCAAGCATATGGAGTGGGTCGAGTACATGCGTCACGTTTCCGATTGGGAAGTGAACAGCTACCTCGAATTCTTCTGA